In one Polaribacter sp. ALD11 genomic region, the following are encoded:
- the uvrB gene encoding excinuclease ABC subunit UvrB has translation MEFKLVSEFSPTGDQPQAIKELSEGIIAGEKFQTLLGVTGSGKTFTVANVVKEVKKPTLVLAHNKTLAAQLYSEFKQFFPENAVEYFVSYYDYYQPEAYIPVTGTYIEKDLSINEDIERLRLSTTSSLLSGRRDVLVVASVSCLYGIGNPVEFKKNVIPVQVGQLISRTKFLHQLVQSLYSRTEHEIKSGTFKVKGDVVTIYPSYGDNGYRIHFFGDEIEEIELFDLESNAVINTFEELSIYPANLFVTSPDVLQNAIHQIQDDMMKQVAFFNEIGKHLEAKRIKERTEFDLEMIRELGYCSGIENYSRYLDGRLPGTRPFCLLDYFPDDYLMIIDESHVTVPQTHAMYGGDRSRKENLVEYGFRLPAAMDNRPLKFDEFEAIQNQTIFVSATPADYELEKTEGVFVEQIIRPTGLLDPIIEVRPSLNQIDDLIEEIQIRVEKDERTLVTTLTKRMAEELTKYLTRVNIRCRYIHSDVDTLERVEIMQDLRKGLFDVLIGVNLLREGLDLPEVSLVAILDADKEGFLRNVKSLTQTIGRAARNVNGLAILYADKMTKSMQKTIDETDRRREKQIAYNTKHNITPTQINKKIDDTLTKSAVSSYHYDNAKQVAAEQDLQYLPKEEIEKRIREKRKQMEAAAKNLDFIVAAKLRDEIAVLKESL, from the coding sequence ATGGAATTCAAATTAGTCTCAGAATTTTCTCCAACAGGAGATCAACCACAAGCAATTAAAGAACTTTCTGAAGGTATTATTGCTGGTGAAAAGTTTCAAACATTATTAGGTGTAACAGGTTCTGGTAAAACTTTTACAGTAGCAAATGTTGTAAAAGAAGTTAAAAAACCGACCTTAGTTTTAGCGCATAATAAAACGTTGGCAGCACAATTATATTCAGAGTTTAAGCAGTTTTTTCCAGAAAACGCCGTTGAGTATTTTGTTTCTTACTATGATTATTACCAACCAGAAGCATATATTCCAGTAACAGGAACCTATATAGAGAAAGATTTATCTATTAATGAAGATATAGAGCGTCTACGTTTAAGCACTACCTCTTCCCTCCTTTCTGGTAGAAGAGATGTTTTGGTGGTTGCTTCGGTTTCTTGCCTATATGGTATTGGAAACCCTGTAGAATTTAAGAAAAATGTAATTCCTGTTCAAGTTGGTCAATTAATATCTAGAACAAAATTTTTACATCAATTGGTGCAAAGTTTATATTCTAGAACAGAACATGAAATAAAAAGCGGAACATTTAAAGTAAAAGGAGATGTTGTAACTATTTATCCTTCTTATGGAGATAATGGGTATCGAATTCACTTTTTTGGTGATGAAATTGAAGAAATAGAATTATTCGATTTAGAAAGTAACGCAGTAATAAATACTTTCGAAGAATTAAGTATTTATCCTGCAAATTTATTCGTGACTTCTCCTGATGTTTTACAAAATGCAATCCATCAGATTCAAGATGATATGATGAAACAAGTTGCTTTTTTCAATGAAATAGGAAAACACTTAGAAGCAAAACGAATTAAAGAACGCACAGAATTCGATTTAGAAATGATTCGTGAATTGGGCTATTGTTCTGGAATTGAAAATTATTCGAGATATTTAGACGGAAGATTGCCAGGAACAAGACCTTTCTGCTTGTTAGATTATTTTCCGGATGATTATTTAATGATTATTGATGAAAGCCATGTTACCGTACCACAAACACATGCAATGTATGGTGGCGATAGAAGTAGAAAAGAAAATTTAGTAGAATACGGATTCAGATTACCCGCAGCAATGGACAATCGTCCTTTAAAATTTGATGAGTTTGAAGCAATTCAGAATCAGACCATTTTTGTTTCTGCAACGCCTGCAGACTATGAATTAGAAAAAACAGAAGGTGTTTTTGTTGAACAAATTATTAGACCAACAGGTTTATTAGATCCGATTATAGAAGTACGCCCAAGTTTAAATCAAATAGATGATTTAATTGAAGAAATACAAATTCGAGTAGAGAAAGACGAACGTACTTTAGTAACCACACTTACTAAAAGAATGGCAGAAGAATTAACAAAATATCTAACAAGAGTAAATATACGTTGTAGATATATTCATTCAGATGTAGATACTTTAGAGCGTGTAGAAATTATGCAAGATCTTCGTAAAGGTTTGTTTGACGTTCTAATTGGTGTAAACTTATTGCGTGAAGGTTTAGATTTACCAGAAGTTTCTTTGGTTGCCATTTTAGATGCAGATAAAGAAGGTTTTTTAAGAAATGTAAAATCACTTACACAAACTATTGGAAGAGCCGCTAGAAATGTAAATGGATTGGCTATTTTGTATGCTGATAAAATGACAAAAAGTATGCAAAAAACCATTGATGAAACAGATAGAAGAAGAGAAAAACAAATTGCATACAATACCAAACACAACATTACACCTACTCAGATTAACAAAAAAATAGATGATACTTTAACAAAATCTGCTGTTTCCAGCTACCATTATGACAATGCAAAGCAGGTGGCTGCAGAACAAGATTTACAATATTTACCTAAAGAAGAAATAGAAAAAAGAATTAGAGAAAAACGCAAGCAAATGGAAGCCGCTGCTAAAAATTTAGACTTTATTGTTGCTGCTAAATTACGTGATGAAATTGCTGTTTTAAAAGAAAGTTTGTAA